The Geobacter sp. AOG2 genome includes a window with the following:
- a CDS encoding DNA polymerase domain-containing protein, producing MQMSDMGHNPLLFGHDSRAGIIAVEPAGPFVRLFFRAGHGVRFHDEPFHPFILLSDPALVSGCRAPCSVRQLEGDDFYRFQLLFDSWGDCLTARDFLAAKTGVPAGSADAPYLFIADLSHQYLLTTGTTLFKELEFGDLRCLALDIETYCAEGFEFSNPKRREDRIVSIALKDSHGGETVLRGDQLDEPAMLRALNEAIHRCDPDVIVGHNIFRFDLEYIATRADLHGIRLDWGRNGAAPRIAANSRWALAEKVIDYPRWDVYGRHIIDTYFLVQLYDISLRSLESHGLKQVARHFGIAADERVYLEGSGIAATFDHDPETLYRYNLDDVRETLALFRLLGYPWFLQTRIFPYSFQNCPLRGNATRINTLFLREYLFRGHAIPRRTGEVSAFEGGYTESAVQGVSGPIVHCDVASLYPSLMLTYRLGPAKDTLGLFLPMLAELRRFRLEAKRAARESADDNERHYYDALQQVFKVLINSFFGYLGAPSHNFSDPDAAAEVTRLGRLTIRTMIELLKGEGAVPVEVDTDGIYFRPPASCVTEADESALVERVSHGFPEGIEVEMDGRYRSMFAYKAKNYALLEYDGRIVIRGSGLRSRGLERYLREFMRDAITLLLTGSPAAIERLYQEYLDRLRSRDLDVAWVARTETLNESPAAYREKVGRGRRNPAAAFEIALASQRVYRAGDQVSYYVGGSGRDATAYEHCRPVSAFDPARPDINVPYYVEKLRHLKRRFEPYLPKEPTLFDL from the coding sequence ATGCAGATGAGCGATATGGGACATAATCCGCTGTTGTTCGGGCACGACAGCCGGGCCGGCATCATCGCCGTCGAGCCGGCGGGGCCGTTTGTGCGCCTCTTCTTCAGGGCGGGCCACGGCGTCCGGTTTCACGACGAGCCCTTTCACCCGTTCATCCTGCTCAGCGATCCGGCCCTCGTGAGCGGCTGCCGGGCGCCCTGTTCGGTGCGCCAGTTGGAAGGCGACGATTTCTACCGGTTTCAGCTCCTGTTCGATTCGTGGGGCGACTGTCTGACGGCGCGGGACTTCCTTGCCGCCAAGACCGGCGTACCGGCCGGTTCCGCCGATGCCCCTTACCTGTTCATTGCCGATCTTTCCCACCAGTATCTGCTGACCACCGGTACCACGCTGTTCAAGGAACTTGAGTTCGGCGACCTGCGCTGCCTGGCGCTGGATATAGAAACCTATTGCGCCGAGGGGTTCGAGTTCTCCAACCCCAAGCGTCGGGAAGACCGGATCGTCTCCATTGCCCTCAAGGATTCCCATGGCGGGGAAACCGTGCTGCGCGGGGACCAACTCGACGAGCCGGCCATGCTCCGGGCGCTCAACGAGGCTATTCACCGTTGCGACCCGGATGTCATCGTCGGCCACAACATCTTCCGGTTCGACCTGGAGTACATCGCCACGCGCGCCGATCTGCACGGCATCCGCCTCGACTGGGGCCGTAACGGCGCCGCCCCCCGCATCGCGGCAAATTCCCGCTGGGCCCTGGCGGAGAAGGTCATCGATTACCCCCGCTGGGACGTGTACGGCCGCCACATCATAGACACCTATTTTCTGGTGCAGCTTTACGACATCTCGTTGCGCAGCCTGGAAAGCCACGGCCTCAAACAGGTCGCCCGGCATTTCGGCATCGCGGCGGACGAGCGGGTCTATCTGGAGGGGAGCGGGATCGCGGCAACCTTTGACCATGACCCGGAGACGCTCTACCGCTACAACCTGGACGATGTGCGCGAAACCCTGGCCCTGTTCCGCCTGCTGGGCTACCCCTGGTTCCTGCAGACGCGCATCTTTCCCTACTCCTTTCAGAACTGCCCCCTGCGGGGCAACGCAACCCGCATCAATACGCTGTTTTTGCGCGAATACCTGTTCCGGGGCCACGCCATACCCCGGCGCACCGGCGAGGTCTCCGCCTTCGAGGGGGGCTACACCGAGAGTGCGGTGCAGGGGGTTTCGGGGCCGATCGTCCATTGCGACGTGGCGTCGCTCTACCCCTCCCTGATGCTGACCTACCGGCTCGGCCCGGCCAAGGATACCCTGGGGCTCTTTCTGCCGATGCTGGCGGAATTGCGCCGTTTCCGGCTGGAGGCAAAGCGGGCCGCCCGGGAGAGCGCCGATGACAACGAGCGTCACTACTACGATGCCCTGCAACAGGTCTTCAAGGTGCTGATCAACTCATTTTTCGGTTACCTTGGGGCTCCGTCGCACAACTTTTCCGATCCTGACGCCGCGGCCGAGGTGACCCGGCTGGGGCGGTTGACCATCAGGACCATGATCGAACTTCTGAAGGGGGAAGGGGCGGTGCCGGTGGAGGTGGACACGGACGGGATCTACTTCAGGCCGCCGGCCTCCTGCGTTACCGAGGCGGACGAGTCGGCCCTGGTGGAACGGGTGTCCCACGGTTTTCCCGAAGGGATCGAGGTTGAGATGGACGGCAGATACCGCTCCATGTTCGCCTACAAGGCCAAAAACTACGCGCTTCTGGAATATGACGGCCGGATCGTCATCAGGGGGAGCGGGCTCCGTTCGCGGGGGTTGGAGCGATATCTGCGCGAGTTCATGCGTGATGCCATTACACTGCTCTTGACCGGCTCACCGGCGGCAATAGAACGGCTGTACCAGGAATATCTGGACCGCCTCAGGTCCAGGGATCTCGACGTGGCATGGGTTGCCCGCACGGAGACGCTCAACGAGTCGCCTGCCGCATACCGGGAGAAGGTCGGGAGAGGCAGGCGCAATCCCGCGGCCGCCTTCGAGATCGCCCTGGCGTCGCAACGCGTCTACCGGGCCGGCGATCAGGTCAGTTACTACGTCGGCGGGTCGGGGCGCGATGCGACGGCTTATGAGCATTGCCGCCCCGTGAGTGCCTTCGATCCTGCCCGCCCCGACATAAACGTCCCCTACTATGTCGAGAAGCTCCGACATCTCAAGCGCCGTTTCGAGCCGTATCTTCCCAAGGAGCCGACCCTTTTCGACCTGTGA
- the galU gene encoding UTP--glucose-1-phosphate uridylyltransferase GalU gives MKVKKAVFPVAGLGTRFLPATKSSPKEMLPLIDKPLVQYVVEEAVASGIEQILFVTGRGKRAIEDHFDISMELESHLEEKGKQKTLKAIREIADMLDIFYVRQKKALGLGHAILCAKDFVGNEPFAVLLGDDIIDSKHPCLGQLLDVYEERNGSVLALEKVPMENISSYGCVKAERLSDRIFQVEDMVEKPKREEAPSDMAIIGRYVLTPRIFKILEQQEPGKGGEIQLTDAILKLSKEETVYGCLFEGLRHDCGDKLGFLKATVDMALKRDEFKVEFESYLRRRLAQ, from the coding sequence ATGAAGGTCAAAAAAGCGGTATTCCCGGTTGCCGGCCTGGGCACCAGGTTTCTACCCGCCACCAAGTCCTCGCCCAAGGAAATGCTGCCGCTGATAGACAAACCTCTGGTGCAGTATGTGGTTGAAGAAGCGGTCGCTTCAGGTATCGAACAGATCCTGTTCGTAACCGGCAGAGGCAAGCGGGCCATCGAGGACCATTTTGACATCTCCATGGAGTTGGAGTCGCATCTGGAGGAGAAGGGGAAGCAGAAGACCCTGAAGGCCATTCGCGAAATCGCCGACATGCTCGATATCTTTTATGTCCGTCAGAAAAAGGCGCTGGGGTTGGGGCACGCCATCCTCTGCGCCAAGGATTTTGTGGGCAACGAACCTTTCGCCGTCCTCCTGGGTGACGACATCATCGACAGTAAACACCCCTGTTTAGGGCAACTGCTGGATGTCTACGAAGAGCGGAACGGTTCGGTGCTGGCGCTTGAGAAGGTCCCCATGGAGAACATCTCGTCCTATGGCTGTGTCAAGGCAGAGCGGCTGTCGGACCGGATATTTCAGGTGGAGGACATGGTGGAGAAACCCAAACGGGAGGAAGCGCCCTCTGACATGGCCATTATCGGCCGTTACGTCCTGACGCCGCGCATTTTTAAGATTCTGGAACAGCAGGAACCGGGAAAAGGGGGTGAAATCCAGCTTACCGACGCCATCCTCAAGCTTTCAAAGGAAGAGACGGTTTACGGCTGCCTCTTCGAGGGGCTGCGCCACGACTGCGGCGATAAGCTGGGTTTCCTCAAGGCCACGGTAGACATGGCCCTGAAACGCGATGAGTTCAAGGTTGAGTTTGAGAGCTACCTGCGCCGGAGGTTGGCGCAGTGA
- the kdpB gene encoding potassium-transporting ATPase subunit KdpB: MSKHEAEPISIFDARIMGAALLESLKKLDPRELWHNPVMLCVEIASIITLVTFVMSLTGTNKEPAWFTGTVSVWLWLTVIFAAFSEALAEGRGKARAASLRKTRTDVMARRLTKPEFGASFEMVSATELRKDDYILVEANELIAGDGDVVTGAALVNESAITGESAPVIRESGGDRSAVTGGTTVIANAIIVRITANPGETFLDRMISLIEGAKRRKTPNEIALEVLLIALTLVFLLVCANISPLSIYSVKAAGQGTPVSLTILVALFVCLAPTTIAALLPAIGIAGMDRLFQKNVIALSGRAIEAAGDVNVLLLDKTGTITLGNREAVAFVPVGGHTERELAEVALMASLTDETPEGRSIVVLTNQKYGMKLDTLPSDAETIAFSADTRLSGVNTGKKQYRKGAADSTISFVKKLGALNVPSNLNDVVDKIARAGATPLVVSCDTEIYGVINLKDIVKGGIQERFQQLRSMGIKTVMITGDNPLTAAAIAAEAQVDDFLAQAKPEDKLRLIKENQEAGFMVAMTGDGTNDAPALAQADVAVAMNTGTQPAREAANIIDLDSNPTKLLDIVEVGKQILMTRGNLTTFSISNDIAKYFAIIPAMLLSIYPQLGVLNVMHLATPMSAILSAVIFNALIIPLLVPLALKGTRFRPMPAEKLLIHNLLLYGVGGIIAPFIGIKAIDLAIGLFV, from the coding sequence ATGTCGAAACATGAAGCCGAACCGATATCCATCTTTGACGCGCGGATCATGGGGGCCGCACTGCTCGAATCACTCAAAAAACTCGATCCCCGTGAACTGTGGCACAATCCGGTCATGCTCTGCGTGGAGATCGCCAGCATCATTACTCTGGTGACTTTCGTCATGTCGCTCACCGGCACCAACAAGGAGCCGGCCTGGTTTACCGGTACCGTTTCCGTCTGGCTCTGGCTGACGGTCATCTTTGCGGCCTTTTCCGAGGCCCTTGCGGAGGGACGCGGCAAGGCACGCGCCGCTTCGCTTCGTAAGACCCGTACGGACGTGATGGCCAGGCGCCTGACAAAGCCGGAGTTCGGTGCATCCTTCGAGATGGTCTCCGCAACGGAGCTTCGCAAGGACGACTATATCCTCGTTGAGGCCAACGAACTGATCGCCGGCGACGGTGACGTCGTAACAGGAGCGGCCTTGGTAAACGAATCGGCCATTACCGGCGAGTCGGCCCCGGTGATACGCGAGTCAGGCGGGGACCGGAGCGCTGTCACCGGCGGTACAACGGTCATCGCTAACGCAATCATTGTCAGGATCACCGCCAATCCTGGGGAAACTTTTCTCGACCGGATGATCTCCCTCATCGAAGGGGCCAAAAGGCGCAAGACTCCCAACGAGATCGCCCTGGAGGTGCTTCTCATCGCCCTGACCCTGGTCTTTCTGCTCGTATGTGCCAATATCAGCCCGCTTTCAATTTACAGCGTGAAGGCAGCAGGCCAGGGAACACCGGTATCGCTGACCATCCTCGTGGCACTTTTTGTCTGCCTGGCGCCGACCACCATTGCTGCGCTACTCCCCGCCATCGGCATTGCCGGGATGGACCGGCTGTTTCAGAAGAACGTCATCGCCTTGTCGGGCCGCGCCATTGAAGCGGCCGGGGATGTGAACGTGCTGCTGCTGGACAAGACCGGGACCATCACTCTGGGCAATCGTGAGGCGGTTGCCTTCGTCCCTGTGGGAGGTCATACGGAAAGGGAACTGGCTGAGGTAGCGCTCATGGCGTCGCTGACCGATGAAACCCCGGAAGGGCGAAGCATCGTGGTGTTGACGAACCAGAAATACGGCATGAAACTGGATACGCTCCCCTCCGACGCGGAAACCATAGCCTTCAGTGCCGACACCCGTCTTTCCGGCGTAAACACCGGGAAGAAACAGTACCGCAAGGGCGCTGCCGATTCGACTATTTCCTTCGTAAAAAAACTTGGCGCACTGAACGTCCCCAGCAACCTCAACGACGTCGTCGACAAGATAGCCCGGGCCGGAGCAACGCCATTGGTGGTGAGTTGCGACACCGAGATTTACGGAGTCATTAATCTGAAGGACATTGTCAAAGGCGGCATTCAGGAACGATTTCAGCAACTGCGCAGTATGGGGATTAAAACCGTCATGATTACCGGCGACAACCCCCTCACCGCCGCCGCAATAGCTGCCGAGGCCCAGGTGGACGACTTTCTGGCCCAGGCCAAGCCTGAGGACAAGCTCCGTCTCATCAAGGAGAACCAAGAGGCTGGTTTCATGGTGGCCATGACCGGCGACGGCACCAACGATGCTCCGGCCCTGGCCCAGGCGGATGTTGCCGTGGCGATGAACACAGGTACCCAACCGGCTCGCGAGGCGGCCAATATCATCGACCTGGACTCGAACCCGACCAAACTTCTGGACATAGTCGAAGTAGGGAAACAGATCCTGATGACCAGGGGCAACCTGACCACCTTCAGTATCTCCAATGATATAGCCAAGTACTTTGCCATCATCCCGGCAATGCTGCTCTCCATCTATCCTCAACTGGGAGTGCTGAACGTCATGCACCTGGCGACTCCCATGAGTGCGATCCTGTCGGCGGTCATCTTCAATGCCCTTATCATCCCGCTACTGGTGCCGCTGGCGCTCAAAGGGACCAGGTTTCGCCCCATGCCGGCCGAAAAGCTCCTGATCCACAACCTCCTCCTTTACGGGGTCGGGGGGATTATCGCGCCGTTCATCGGTATCAAGGCAATCGATCTGGCGATTGGGTTGTTCGTCTAA
- the kdpC gene encoding potassium-transporting ATPase subunit KdpC: protein MKEIRPAILMLIVLTVICGGIYPAVVTGVAYAVFPKQAKGSFITDNSGKKIGSVLIGQPFSDSKYFWPRPSATTDFGYNPAGSSGSNSGPTNPDFIKTVGDRVKVLHDTGIIGNVPADLVEASASGLDPHISPAAANVQVARVAKARGMSEAELTKIVAAHTEARQLGFLGEPRVNVLELNLKLDSLKSQAAP, encoded by the coding sequence ATGAAAGAGATACGCCCAGCAATACTGATGCTAATCGTGCTCACCGTAATATGCGGCGGCATTTACCCTGCAGTCGTCACCGGTGTCGCCTATGCTGTCTTCCCGAAACAGGCAAAGGGGAGCTTCATCACCGATAACAGCGGAAAAAAAATAGGGTCGGTACTTATAGGCCAGCCCTTCTCAGATTCAAAATACTTCTGGCCACGCCCGTCCGCGACAACCGATTTCGGCTACAATCCGGCTGGATCGAGTGGATCCAACTCAGGCCCGACCAATCCCGATTTTATCAAGACGGTAGGTGACCGGGTTAAGGTTCTCCATGATACGGGCATCATCGGCAACGTCCCGGCTGATTTGGTCGAAGCGTCGGCCAGCGGCCTTGATCCGCACATCTCGCCGGCAGCGGCCAATGTGCAAGTTGCACGTGTTGCCAAGGCTCGCGGGATGAGCGAAGCAGAGCTGACCAAAATCGTTGCCGCTCACACTGAAGCCCGTCAGTTGGGATTTTTAGGCGAGCCGCGAGTTAATGTGCTTGAACTGAACCTGAAGCTGGATTCGCTGAAATCACAGGCAGCACCATGA
- a CDS encoding peroxiredoxin gives MAIATLVTQQAPDFTADAVMPDNTFGQITISSLKGKNVVLFFYPLDFTFVCPSEILAFNKKLDEFKKRNTEVIGVSIDSKFTHLAWKNTPIEDGGIGNIQYPLVSDLNKNIAREYGILFNESVALRGLFLIDTKGVIRHAVINDLPLGRNVGEALRMVDALQFVETHGDQVCPANWQEGDEAMKPTEEGVASYLAKHGK, from the coding sequence ATGGCTATCGCTACCCTCGTCACCCAACAGGCCCCTGATTTCACCGCCGATGCGGTCATGCCCGACAATACTTTCGGTCAGATCACCATATCCAGCCTCAAGGGCAAAAATGTCGTCCTGTTCTTCTACCCGCTGGACTTCACCTTCGTCTGCCCCTCCGAGATCCTGGCCTTCAACAAGAAGCTGGATGAGTTCAAAAAGCGCAACACCGAGGTGATCGGGGTCTCCATAGACTCCAAATTTACCCATCTGGCCTGGAAAAACACCCCTATTGAGGACGGCGGTATCGGCAATATTCAGTACCCGTTGGTGTCCGACCTGAACAAGAACATCGCCAGGGAATACGGTATCCTTTTCAATGAATCAGTCGCCCTGCGCGGCCTCTTCCTGATCGACACCAAGGGCGTCATCCGACACGCGGTCATCAACGACCTGCCCCTGGGCCGCAATGTCGGAGAGGCGCTGCGCATGGTGGATGCCCTCCAGTTCGTCGAAACCCACGGCGACCAGGTCTGCCCGGCCAATTGGCAGGAAGGCGACGAAGCCATGAAGCCGACGGAGGAAGGGGTCGCCAGCTACCTCGCCAAACATGGCAAATAG
- a CDS encoding P-II family nitrogen regulator produces MIEAAIKPIKLTEVRAALQTIGIDDIIESTLACHGRQKGEAVFYRGAEFVLDFVEKVKLGIIAADESVEKIIDVTGDIANTERKEDCRIFILPFVEAF; encoded by the coding sequence ATGATAGAAGCGGCAATTAAACCGATCAAGCTCACAGAAGTCAGGGCTGCCCTGCAAACCATAGGCATTGATGATATTATTGAAAGCACACTCGCCTGCCATGGCCGTCAGAAGGGGGAGGCCGTGTTCTATCGCGGCGCCGAATTCGTCCTCGATTTTGTCGAGAAAGTGAAACTCGGGATTATAGCTGCAGATGAGTCCGTGGAGAAAATTATCGACGTCACTGGCGACATTGCCAATACGGAGCGCAAGGAGGATTGCCGGATCTTCATCCTGCCCTTCGTTGAGGCGTTTTAA
- a CDS encoding exosortase system-associated protein, TIGR04073 family: MRQIRPLAVAGLILAIGLCAEPSQGSDPFKTVEDSTPQEVVGGMSHKIVRGVSNFALGWWELPKQVYQTFREEGVTMGLTVGPLKGVGMTLVRTLSGAGEVLTFPFPFPGFYDPYFEPEYAWQKERKVDSPGAPPLNSDGAVTAPTSGAGSSQTQP; this comes from the coding sequence ATGCGGCAGATTCGCCCGTTGGCGGTAGCGGGCCTTATCCTCGCGATAGGCCTCTGTGCGGAACCCTCCCAGGGCTCGGACCCGTTCAAGACGGTAGAGGACTCGACGCCCCAAGAGGTGGTCGGCGGGATGTCCCACAAGATAGTCCGCGGAGTATCCAATTTTGCTTTGGGGTGGTGGGAACTGCCGAAGCAGGTTTACCAGACGTTTCGGGAGGAGGGGGTGACCATGGGGCTTACGGTCGGCCCCCTCAAGGGGGTCGGCATGACGCTGGTCAGAACTTTGAGCGGAGCGGGAGAGGTTCTTACGTTTCCTTTTCCGTTCCCCGGTTTTTATGATCCCTATTTTGAACCTGAATATGCCTGGCAGAAGGAGCGGAAAGTAGATAGCCCCGGCGCGCCGCCCCTGAACAGTGACGGAGCGGTCACTGCGCCAACCTCCGGCGCAGGTAGCTCTCAAACTCAACCTTGA
- a CDS encoding exosortase system-associated protein, TIGR04073 family translates to MKTNLLLPVVLLAVVLMVPVMARADQQPEMIAEKMAVKFTRGVTNLATCVVELPKQSVLTVRDMGGAGYVVGPLKGVVMTLYRGFIGMTEAVFFLVPQPGYYDPMIDPSYVWEGWGPKRDTSAGLSQSVPEPSQQEAR, encoded by the coding sequence ATGAAGACGAACCTGCTGCTTCCCGTTGTGCTGCTGGCCGTCGTACTGATGGTTCCGGTTATGGCCCGTGCCGATCAGCAGCCTGAGATGATCGCTGAAAAGATGGCCGTCAAGTTTACCCGCGGCGTAACCAACCTCGCGACCTGTGTTGTCGAACTCCCCAAACAGTCGGTGCTGACCGTCCGTGATATGGGTGGTGCCGGCTATGTCGTCGGCCCGCTCAAAGGGGTCGTCATGACCCTTTACCGGGGATTCATCGGCATGACGGAGGCGGTATTCTTTCTTGTTCCCCAGCCCGGTTACTATGACCCCATGATCGATCCGTCCTACGTGTGGGAGGGGTGGGGGCCGAAACGGGATACCTCGGCAGGCTTATCCCAAAGCGTCCCGGAGCCTTCCCAACAGGAGGCGCGTTAG
- the kdpA gene encoding potassium-transporting ATPase subunit KdpA has translation MNKYEWVETILFFAVLLAMIKPFGTFMAKVYQGERTLLTPVLAPCENLLYRVCGVEKDEEMGWQQYAISLTLFNLMCGFSLFAILLLQGILPLNPQKFPAFSWHLALNTAISFMTNTNWQNYSGEQAASYFTQMFGFAVHNFASAATGMAVAIALIRGFVRRKISAIGNFWVDLSRSTLYILLPLSLIFAIFLVSQGVIQNVSPYKTISLVQPTTYDKPKLDDKGNPLKDAKGNPITESVTAKEVTIPMGPVASQEAIKELGTNGGGFFNANSAHPYENPTPLSNMAEIFLILLISGGLTYTFGRMAGNPRQGWALLAVMLAILIFAMGVLYWAEASGNPLISKLGATGINMEGKETRFGLAGSSLFAVATTGTSCGAVNTMHDSLTPIGGMVPLSLILLSEVIFGGVGTGLYTMLSFVVIAVFVAGLMIGRTPEFLGKKIEVREMWMSIITVLTSGILILIFSGIAMMIPSAVSSMSNPGAHGLSEVLYAFASMSNNNGSAFAGLNGNTIFYNVSGAVTIFIGRFAPILASLAMAGSLAGKKYVPPSLGTLPTDKVPFTLWLTLVILIVGALTFFPALSLGPIVEHLTMPGGT, from the coding sequence ATGAACAAGTATGAATGGGTGGAAACAATTCTCTTTTTTGCCGTCCTGCTTGCCATGATCAAGCCATTCGGCACATTCATGGCAAAGGTCTACCAAGGGGAGCGGACCTTGCTTACCCCTGTCCTCGCTCCCTGCGAGAATCTTCTCTATCGGGTCTGCGGTGTGGAGAAAGACGAGGAGATGGGCTGGCAGCAATACGCCATCAGCCTGACCCTCTTCAACCTCATGTGCGGTTTTAGCCTCTTTGCGATCCTGCTGCTCCAGGGAATCCTGCCTCTCAACCCGCAGAAATTTCCGGCCTTCTCTTGGCACCTGGCGCTCAACACAGCCATCAGCTTCATGACCAACACCAATTGGCAGAACTACAGTGGCGAGCAGGCCGCCAGCTATTTCACCCAGATGTTCGGATTTGCGGTACACAACTTCGCCTCCGCCGCCACCGGGATGGCGGTCGCCATCGCACTTATCCGCGGTTTTGTTCGACGTAAAATCTCTGCCATCGGCAATTTTTGGGTGGATCTGAGCCGGAGCACCCTCTACATCCTGTTGCCCCTGTCGCTCATATTTGCGATTTTTCTCGTCTCCCAGGGGGTGATCCAGAATGTGAGCCCCTACAAGACGATATCGCTTGTCCAACCGACGACCTACGATAAGCCGAAACTGGACGACAAAGGGAACCCGCTCAAGGATGCCAAGGGTAACCCGATCACCGAGAGTGTAACCGCGAAAGAAGTTACTATCCCCATGGGGCCGGTCGCCTCTCAGGAGGCGATCAAGGAGTTGGGGACCAACGGCGGCGGCTTCTTTAACGCCAACTCGGCCCATCCTTATGAGAATCCGACACCCCTTTCCAATATGGCCGAGATCTTCCTGATTCTCCTGATCTCCGGTGGTCTCACCTATACCTTCGGCCGGATGGCTGGGAACCCCCGTCAGGGCTGGGCACTTTTGGCGGTCATGCTTGCCATCCTGATATTTGCCATGGGCGTTCTCTATTGGGCCGAGGCCAGCGGCAACCCGCTGATCTCCAAACTTGGCGCTACCGGCATCAACATGGAGGGTAAGGAGACCCGCTTCGGGCTGGCTGGAAGTTCTCTCTTTGCGGTTGCCACCACCGGCACTTCCTGTGGAGCTGTCAACACCATGCACGACTCCCTCACCCCCATAGGCGGAATGGTGCCGCTCTCCCTGATACTCCTCTCCGAGGTGATCTTTGGTGGCGTCGGCACGGGGCTCTACACCATGCTCTCCTTCGTGGTGATCGCGGTTTTCGTGGCCGGCCTCATGATCGGCCGGACCCCCGAGTTCCTGGGGAAAAAGATTGAGGTCCGCGAAATGTGGATGTCCATCATCACGGTTCTTACTTCCGGTATCCTGATCCTCATTTTCTCGGGGATAGCCATGATGATCCCGTCTGCCGTTTCCTCCATGAGTAACCCCGGCGCCCATGGCCTATCCGAAGTGCTTTACGCCTTCGCCTCCATGTCCAACAACAATGGCAGCGCCTTTGCTGGGCTGAACGGTAATACCATTTTCTACAATGTGAGCGGCGCGGTGACAATATTCATCGGCCGCTTCGCTCCGATTCTAGCGTCGCTGGCAATGGCCGGCTCCCTGGCCGGGAAAAAATACGTTCCTCCCAGCCTGGGGACGCTCCCCACTGACAAGGTTCCGTTTACCCTTTGGTTGACCCTCGTCATCCTGATCGTAGGTGCCTTAACCTTTTTCCCGGCTCTCTCCCTGGGGCCGATCGTCGAACACCTGACCATGCCGGGAGGTACATAA